A window of the Zeugodacus cucurbitae isolate PBARC_wt_2022May chromosome 2, idZeuCucr1.2, whole genome shotgun sequence genome harbors these coding sequences:
- the LOC105218109 gene encoding carotenoid isomerooxygenase isoform X2, translating into MFLYLFAIVCLVKYICLRIHAWFLPKIRYNPKQHDPESVRIDGGGRCYPNCASDVWLRSCEQEIIEPIEGHTSGHIPTWLNGSLLRNGPGNWKVGEMMFQHLFDCSALVHRFAIKNGRVTYQNRFVETETLNKNRAAQRIVVTEFGTASVPDPCHSIFDRVSAIFRPDSGSDNSMISIYPFGDEYYTFAETPMMHRINPRTLATEGRICVTDFVGIVNHTSHPHVLPNGTVYNLGTAATKSGPVYNIICFPHGEQMFEDAYIVGSVSCRWKLHPGYMHTFGITERFFVIVEQPLSVSLTEFVKASLSNQQLAACLKWFEDKPTLFHLLDRETGKLRYTFQSEAFFYLHIINQYEEDNHVVIDICCYKDPEMINCMYLESIMNMQSNPNYASHFRGRPLRFVLPLGVENADTVTFKDRPTNQRRVVKSFTMSGISTHLQPTKMKHSESNYENITNMALNKLQEEEMLEYSTFAGETDETKTNVDSETMENLVTLEYSTAQAYQLQNRSIMLRPELLCDWGCETPRIHYDKFLAKKYRYFYAISSDVDAENPGTLVKVDVLTKTVQKWCEPNCYPSEPVFVPAPDATAEDDGVVLASMVWGGLNDNRVGLLVLCAKTWTELGRCDFHTNGPVPKCLHGWFAPGVV; encoded by the exons atGTTTT TGTATTTGTTTGCCATTGTTTGTcttgtgaaatatatttgccTGCGTATACACGCCTGGTTTTTGCCAAAG ATCAGATATAATCCAAAGCAACACGATCCTGAATCGGTACGCATCGATGGCGGCGGACGCTGTTATCCAAATTGTGCTTCAGATGTGTGGCTGCGCTCGTGTGAACAGGAAATCATCGAGCCCATTGAAGGTCATACCAGCGGACATATTCCCACATGGTTGAATGGTAGTTTATTGCGGAATGGACCCGGCAACTGGAAGGTGGGTGAAATGATGTTTCAGCATTTATTCGATTGTTCGGCTTTGGTGCATCGGTTCGCTATAAAAAATGGACGTGTGACATATCAAAATCGTTTTGTGGAGACTGAAACATTGAATAAAAATCGCGCTGCGCAACGTATAGTGGTAACAGAGTTTGGTACGGCATCGGTACCGGATCCATGTCATTCGATATTCGATAG AGTCTCCGCAATATTTCGACCAGATAGCGGTTCCGACAACTCAATGATATCAATTTACCCTTTCGGGGATGAGTACTACACATTTGCTGAGACTCCGATGATGCACAg AATTAATCCACGCACCCTGGCCACGGAGGGGCGCATCTGTGTGACCGACTTTGTTGGTATCGTAAACCACACGTCACATCCCCACGTACTACCCAACGGAACTGTATACAATCTCGGTACGGCCGCTACCAAATCCGGACCAGTCtacaatattatttgttttccaCATGGCGAGCAAATGTTTGAAGATGCCTACATTGTGGGTTCGGTTTCTTGTCGTTGGAAACTACACCCTGGCTACATGCATACATTCG GCATTACCGAGCGTTTTTTCGTAATTGTTGAGCAGCCACTCTCCGTTTCGCTGACAGAATTTGTCAAAGCCAGTTTATCCAATCAACAGCTTGCCGCCTGCCTCAAATGGTTCGAGGACAAGCCCACACTGTTCCATCTGCTAGATCGCGAGACCGGTAAATTACGCTACACCTTCCAATCTGAGGCATTCTTCTATCTACACATAATCAATCAATATGAAGAGGACAATCATGTGGTGATCGACATTTGTTGCTATAAGGATCCCGAAATGATCAACTGCATGTATTTGGAGTCCATTATGAATATGCAATCGAATCCGAATTATGCCTCACATTTTCGTGGACGTCCCTTGCGTTTTGTGCTGCCTCTAGGAGTTGAGAACGCAGACACCGTGACGTTCAAAGATCGTCCCACCAATCAGCGGCGTGTGGTGAAATCCTTCACAATGTCCGGCATTAGTACGCATCTGCAACCGACCAAAATGAAACATTCCGAGTCGAATTATGAGAATATAACAAATATGGCGcttaataaattgcaagaagaaGAGATGCTCGAGTACAGTACATTTGCGGGTGAAACGGATGAAACGAAGACGAATGTAGACAGTGAAACCATGGAGAATTTGGTCACCTTGGAGTACAGCACAGCGCAAGCGTATCAGCTGCAAAATCGCAGCATAATGTTGCGCCCCGAGTTGCTGTGCGACTGGGGCTGTGAGACGCCACGCATCCATTACGATAAGTTTTTAG CCAAAAAATATCGTTACTTTTACGCGATTAGCTCAGACGTTGATGCAGAGAACCCCGGCACA CTCGTAAAAGTGGATGTGCTGACAAAAACAGTACAGAAATGGTGCGAACCGAATTGTTATCCCAGCGAACCCGTCTTCGTACCCGCGCCGGATGCCACCGCCGAAGATGATGGTGTGGTGTTGGCCTCCATGGTCTGGGGTGGCCTCAATGACAACCGCGTTGGACTGCTGGTGCTGTGCGCCAAAACCTGGACTGAGTTGGGCCGTTGCGACTTTCATACGAATGGACCGGTGCCGAAGTGCTTGCATGGCTGGTTTGCGCCCGGCGTTGTGTAA
- the LOC105218109 gene encoding carotenoid isomerooxygenase isoform X3: protein MYLFAIVCLVKYICLRIHAWFLPKIRYNPKQHDPESVRIDGGGRCYPNCASDVWLRSCEQEIIEPIEGHTSGHIPTWLNGSLLRNGPGNWKVGEMMFQHLFDCSALVHRFAIKNGRVTYQNRFVETETLNKNRAAQRIVVTEFGTASVPDPCHSIFDRVSAIFRPDSGSDNSMISIYPFGDEYYTFAETPMMHRINPRTLATEGRICVTDFVGIVNHTSHPHVLPNGTVYNLGTAATKSGPVYNIICFPHGEQMFEDAYIVGSVSCRWKLHPGYMHTFGITERFFVIVEQPLSVSLTEFVKASLSNQQLAACLKWFEDKPTLFHLLDRETGKLRYTFQSEAFFYLHIINQYEEDNHVVIDICCYKDPEMINCMYLESIMNMQSNPNYASHFRGRPLRFVLPLGVENADTVTFKDRPTNQRRVVKSFTMSGISTHLQPTKMKHSESNYENITNMALNKLQEEEMLEYSTFAGETDETKTNVDSETMENLVTLEYSTAQAYQLQNRSIMLRPELLCDWGCETPRIHYDKFLAKKYRYFYAISSDVDAENPGTLVKVDVLTKTVQKWCEPNCYPSEPVFVPAPDATAEDDGVVLASMVWGGLNDNRVGLLVLCAKTWTELGRCDFHTNGPVPKCLHGWFAPGVV, encoded by the exons ATGTATTTGTTTGCCATTGTTTGTcttgtgaaatatatttgccTGCGTATACACGCCTGGTTTTTGCCAAAG ATCAGATATAATCCAAAGCAACACGATCCTGAATCGGTACGCATCGATGGCGGCGGACGCTGTTATCCAAATTGTGCTTCAGATGTGTGGCTGCGCTCGTGTGAACAGGAAATCATCGAGCCCATTGAAGGTCATACCAGCGGACATATTCCCACATGGTTGAATGGTAGTTTATTGCGGAATGGACCCGGCAACTGGAAGGTGGGTGAAATGATGTTTCAGCATTTATTCGATTGTTCGGCTTTGGTGCATCGGTTCGCTATAAAAAATGGACGTGTGACATATCAAAATCGTTTTGTGGAGACTGAAACATTGAATAAAAATCGCGCTGCGCAACGTATAGTGGTAACAGAGTTTGGTACGGCATCGGTACCGGATCCATGTCATTCGATATTCGATAG AGTCTCCGCAATATTTCGACCAGATAGCGGTTCCGACAACTCAATGATATCAATTTACCCTTTCGGGGATGAGTACTACACATTTGCTGAGACTCCGATGATGCACAg AATTAATCCACGCACCCTGGCCACGGAGGGGCGCATCTGTGTGACCGACTTTGTTGGTATCGTAAACCACACGTCACATCCCCACGTACTACCCAACGGAACTGTATACAATCTCGGTACGGCCGCTACCAAATCCGGACCAGTCtacaatattatttgttttccaCATGGCGAGCAAATGTTTGAAGATGCCTACATTGTGGGTTCGGTTTCTTGTCGTTGGAAACTACACCCTGGCTACATGCATACATTCG GCATTACCGAGCGTTTTTTCGTAATTGTTGAGCAGCCACTCTCCGTTTCGCTGACAGAATTTGTCAAAGCCAGTTTATCCAATCAACAGCTTGCCGCCTGCCTCAAATGGTTCGAGGACAAGCCCACACTGTTCCATCTGCTAGATCGCGAGACCGGTAAATTACGCTACACCTTCCAATCTGAGGCATTCTTCTATCTACACATAATCAATCAATATGAAGAGGACAATCATGTGGTGATCGACATTTGTTGCTATAAGGATCCCGAAATGATCAACTGCATGTATTTGGAGTCCATTATGAATATGCAATCGAATCCGAATTATGCCTCACATTTTCGTGGACGTCCCTTGCGTTTTGTGCTGCCTCTAGGAGTTGAGAACGCAGACACCGTGACGTTCAAAGATCGTCCCACCAATCAGCGGCGTGTGGTGAAATCCTTCACAATGTCCGGCATTAGTACGCATCTGCAACCGACCAAAATGAAACATTCCGAGTCGAATTATGAGAATATAACAAATATGGCGcttaataaattgcaagaagaaGAGATGCTCGAGTACAGTACATTTGCGGGTGAAACGGATGAAACGAAGACGAATGTAGACAGTGAAACCATGGAGAATTTGGTCACCTTGGAGTACAGCACAGCGCAAGCGTATCAGCTGCAAAATCGCAGCATAATGTTGCGCCCCGAGTTGCTGTGCGACTGGGGCTGTGAGACGCCACGCATCCATTACGATAAGTTTTTAG CCAAAAAATATCGTTACTTTTACGCGATTAGCTCAGACGTTGATGCAGAGAACCCCGGCACA CTCGTAAAAGTGGATGTGCTGACAAAAACAGTACAGAAATGGTGCGAACCGAATTGTTATCCCAGCGAACCCGTCTTCGTACCCGCGCCGGATGCCACCGCCGAAGATGATGGTGTGGTGTTGGCCTCCATGGTCTGGGGTGGCCTCAATGACAACCGCGTTGGACTGCTGGTGCTGTGCGCCAAAACCTGGACTGAGTTGGGCCGTTGCGACTTTCATACGAATGGACCGGTGCCGAAGTGCTTGCATGGCTGGTTTGCGCCCGGCGTTGTGTAA
- the LOC105218109 gene encoding carotenoid isomerooxygenase isoform X4, translated as MAEGVIKSFIRDFFAIRYNPKQHDPESVRIDGGGRCYPNCASDVWLRSCEQEIIEPIEGHTSGHIPTWLNGSLLRNGPGNWKVGEMMFQHLFDCSALVHRFAIKNGRVTYQNRFVETETLNKNRAAQRIVVTEFGTASVPDPCHSIFDRVSAIFRPDSGSDNSMISIYPFGDEYYTFAETPMMHRINPRTLATEGRICVTDFVGIVNHTSHPHVLPNGTVYNLGTAATKSGPVYNIICFPHGEQMFEDAYIVGSVSCRWKLHPGYMHTFGITERFFVIVEQPLSVSLTEFVKASLSNQQLAACLKWFEDKPTLFHLLDRETGKLRYTFQSEAFFYLHIINQYEEDNHVVIDICCYKDPEMINCMYLESIMNMQSNPNYASHFRGRPLRFVLPLGVENADTVTFKDRPTNQRRVVKSFTMSGISTHLQPTKMKHSESNYENITNMALNKLQEEEMLEYSTFAGETDETKTNVDSETMENLVTLEYSTAQAYQLQNRSIMLRPELLCDWGCETPRIHYDKFLAKKYRYFYAISSDVDAENPGTLVKVDVLTKTVQKWCEPNCYPSEPVFVPAPDATAEDDGVVLASMVWGGLNDNRVGLLVLCAKTWTELGRCDFHTNGPVPKCLHGWFAPGVV; from the exons ATGGCCGAAGGCGTTATAAAGTCCTTTATACGCGACTTTTTTGCG ATCAGATATAATCCAAAGCAACACGATCCTGAATCGGTACGCATCGATGGCGGCGGACGCTGTTATCCAAATTGTGCTTCAGATGTGTGGCTGCGCTCGTGTGAACAGGAAATCATCGAGCCCATTGAAGGTCATACCAGCGGACATATTCCCACATGGTTGAATGGTAGTTTATTGCGGAATGGACCCGGCAACTGGAAGGTGGGTGAAATGATGTTTCAGCATTTATTCGATTGTTCGGCTTTGGTGCATCGGTTCGCTATAAAAAATGGACGTGTGACATATCAAAATCGTTTTGTGGAGACTGAAACATTGAATAAAAATCGCGCTGCGCAACGTATAGTGGTAACAGAGTTTGGTACGGCATCGGTACCGGATCCATGTCATTCGATATTCGATAG AGTCTCCGCAATATTTCGACCAGATAGCGGTTCCGACAACTCAATGATATCAATTTACCCTTTCGGGGATGAGTACTACACATTTGCTGAGACTCCGATGATGCACAg AATTAATCCACGCACCCTGGCCACGGAGGGGCGCATCTGTGTGACCGACTTTGTTGGTATCGTAAACCACACGTCACATCCCCACGTACTACCCAACGGAACTGTATACAATCTCGGTACGGCCGCTACCAAATCCGGACCAGTCtacaatattatttgttttccaCATGGCGAGCAAATGTTTGAAGATGCCTACATTGTGGGTTCGGTTTCTTGTCGTTGGAAACTACACCCTGGCTACATGCATACATTCG GCATTACCGAGCGTTTTTTCGTAATTGTTGAGCAGCCACTCTCCGTTTCGCTGACAGAATTTGTCAAAGCCAGTTTATCCAATCAACAGCTTGCCGCCTGCCTCAAATGGTTCGAGGACAAGCCCACACTGTTCCATCTGCTAGATCGCGAGACCGGTAAATTACGCTACACCTTCCAATCTGAGGCATTCTTCTATCTACACATAATCAATCAATATGAAGAGGACAATCATGTGGTGATCGACATTTGTTGCTATAAGGATCCCGAAATGATCAACTGCATGTATTTGGAGTCCATTATGAATATGCAATCGAATCCGAATTATGCCTCACATTTTCGTGGACGTCCCTTGCGTTTTGTGCTGCCTCTAGGAGTTGAGAACGCAGACACCGTGACGTTCAAAGATCGTCCCACCAATCAGCGGCGTGTGGTGAAATCCTTCACAATGTCCGGCATTAGTACGCATCTGCAACCGACCAAAATGAAACATTCCGAGTCGAATTATGAGAATATAACAAATATGGCGcttaataaattgcaagaagaaGAGATGCTCGAGTACAGTACATTTGCGGGTGAAACGGATGAAACGAAGACGAATGTAGACAGTGAAACCATGGAGAATTTGGTCACCTTGGAGTACAGCACAGCGCAAGCGTATCAGCTGCAAAATCGCAGCATAATGTTGCGCCCCGAGTTGCTGTGCGACTGGGGCTGTGAGACGCCACGCATCCATTACGATAAGTTTTTAG CCAAAAAATATCGTTACTTTTACGCGATTAGCTCAGACGTTGATGCAGAGAACCCCGGCACA CTCGTAAAAGTGGATGTGCTGACAAAAACAGTACAGAAATGGTGCGAACCGAATTGTTATCCCAGCGAACCCGTCTTCGTACCCGCGCCGGATGCCACCGCCGAAGATGATGGTGTGGTGTTGGCCTCCATGGTCTGGGGTGGCCTCAATGACAACCGCGTTGGACTGCTGGTGCTGTGCGCCAAAACCTGGACTGAGTTGGGCCGTTGCGACTTTCATACGAATGGACCGGTGCCGAAGTGCTTGCATGGCTGGTTTGCGCCCGGCGTTGTGTAA
- the LOC105218109 gene encoding carotenoid isomerooxygenase isoform X1 codes for MERFKYLAERCVILLESTKSRSSETLSEIRYNPKQHDPESVRIDGGGRCYPNCASDVWLRSCEQEIIEPIEGHTSGHIPTWLNGSLLRNGPGNWKVGEMMFQHLFDCSALVHRFAIKNGRVTYQNRFVETETLNKNRAAQRIVVTEFGTASVPDPCHSIFDRVSAIFRPDSGSDNSMISIYPFGDEYYTFAETPMMHRINPRTLATEGRICVTDFVGIVNHTSHPHVLPNGTVYNLGTAATKSGPVYNIICFPHGEQMFEDAYIVGSVSCRWKLHPGYMHTFGITERFFVIVEQPLSVSLTEFVKASLSNQQLAACLKWFEDKPTLFHLLDRETGKLRYTFQSEAFFYLHIINQYEEDNHVVIDICCYKDPEMINCMYLESIMNMQSNPNYASHFRGRPLRFVLPLGVENADTVTFKDRPTNQRRVVKSFTMSGISTHLQPTKMKHSESNYENITNMALNKLQEEEMLEYSTFAGETDETKTNVDSETMENLVTLEYSTAQAYQLQNRSIMLRPELLCDWGCETPRIHYDKFLAKKYRYFYAISSDVDAENPGTLVKVDVLTKTVQKWCEPNCYPSEPVFVPAPDATAEDDGVVLASMVWGGLNDNRVGLLVLCAKTWTELGRCDFHTNGPVPKCLHGWFAPGVV; via the exons ATGGAACGATTCAAATACTTAGCAGAAAGATGTGTAATTTTACTTGAGTCCACAAAATCACGCTCATCCGAAACATTAAGTGAG ATCAGATATAATCCAAAGCAACACGATCCTGAATCGGTACGCATCGATGGCGGCGGACGCTGTTATCCAAATTGTGCTTCAGATGTGTGGCTGCGCTCGTGTGAACAGGAAATCATCGAGCCCATTGAAGGTCATACCAGCGGACATATTCCCACATGGTTGAATGGTAGTTTATTGCGGAATGGACCCGGCAACTGGAAGGTGGGTGAAATGATGTTTCAGCATTTATTCGATTGTTCGGCTTTGGTGCATCGGTTCGCTATAAAAAATGGACGTGTGACATATCAAAATCGTTTTGTGGAGACTGAAACATTGAATAAAAATCGCGCTGCGCAACGTATAGTGGTAACAGAGTTTGGTACGGCATCGGTACCGGATCCATGTCATTCGATATTCGATAG AGTCTCCGCAATATTTCGACCAGATAGCGGTTCCGACAACTCAATGATATCAATTTACCCTTTCGGGGATGAGTACTACACATTTGCTGAGACTCCGATGATGCACAg AATTAATCCACGCACCCTGGCCACGGAGGGGCGCATCTGTGTGACCGACTTTGTTGGTATCGTAAACCACACGTCACATCCCCACGTACTACCCAACGGAACTGTATACAATCTCGGTACGGCCGCTACCAAATCCGGACCAGTCtacaatattatttgttttccaCATGGCGAGCAAATGTTTGAAGATGCCTACATTGTGGGTTCGGTTTCTTGTCGTTGGAAACTACACCCTGGCTACATGCATACATTCG GCATTACCGAGCGTTTTTTCGTAATTGTTGAGCAGCCACTCTCCGTTTCGCTGACAGAATTTGTCAAAGCCAGTTTATCCAATCAACAGCTTGCCGCCTGCCTCAAATGGTTCGAGGACAAGCCCACACTGTTCCATCTGCTAGATCGCGAGACCGGTAAATTACGCTACACCTTCCAATCTGAGGCATTCTTCTATCTACACATAATCAATCAATATGAAGAGGACAATCATGTGGTGATCGACATTTGTTGCTATAAGGATCCCGAAATGATCAACTGCATGTATTTGGAGTCCATTATGAATATGCAATCGAATCCGAATTATGCCTCACATTTTCGTGGACGTCCCTTGCGTTTTGTGCTGCCTCTAGGAGTTGAGAACGCAGACACCGTGACGTTCAAAGATCGTCCCACCAATCAGCGGCGTGTGGTGAAATCCTTCACAATGTCCGGCATTAGTACGCATCTGCAACCGACCAAAATGAAACATTCCGAGTCGAATTATGAGAATATAACAAATATGGCGcttaataaattgcaagaagaaGAGATGCTCGAGTACAGTACATTTGCGGGTGAAACGGATGAAACGAAGACGAATGTAGACAGTGAAACCATGGAGAATTTGGTCACCTTGGAGTACAGCACAGCGCAAGCGTATCAGCTGCAAAATCGCAGCATAATGTTGCGCCCCGAGTTGCTGTGCGACTGGGGCTGTGAGACGCCACGCATCCATTACGATAAGTTTTTAG CCAAAAAATATCGTTACTTTTACGCGATTAGCTCAGACGTTGATGCAGAGAACCCCGGCACA CTCGTAAAAGTGGATGTGCTGACAAAAACAGTACAGAAATGGTGCGAACCGAATTGTTATCCCAGCGAACCCGTCTTCGTACCCGCGCCGGATGCCACCGCCGAAGATGATGGTGTGGTGTTGGCCTCCATGGTCTGGGGTGGCCTCAATGACAACCGCGTTGGACTGCTGGTGCTGTGCGCCAAAACCTGGACTGAGTTGGGCCGTTGCGACTTTCATACGAATGGACCGGTGCCGAAGTGCTTGCATGGCTGGTTTGCGCCCGGCGTTGTGTAA